From a region of the Longimicrobiaceae bacterium genome:
- a CDS encoding YEATS-associated helix-containing protein: GVAAAALVPLFLNTLSSNVLANILNPMSNDEARRSLLIFGGFCLIAAISSTAFIRTISDRVLRMEVKAARQEASEAKTKAVHVEETVAPIVAKETEPDTERAEASLTARVRRSDAGEAPPEERVLAALLPNRWTLRTQAGLAKQTGLDAAEVGRILNDVRKRGLAERTSTANGERWYITEEGKTLVS; the protein is encoded by the coding sequence CGGGGTCGCGGCGGCGGCGCTGGTGCCGCTGTTCCTCAACACGCTCTCGAGCAACGTGCTCGCGAACATCCTGAACCCGATGTCGAACGACGAGGCGAGGCGAAGCCTGCTCATCTTCGGCGGCTTCTGCCTGATCGCGGCGATCTCGTCCACCGCGTTCATCCGCACCATTTCCGACCGCGTTCTGCGGATGGAGGTCAAGGCGGCGAGGCAGGAGGCGAGCGAGGCGAAGACCAAGGCCGTGCACGTGGAGGAGACGGTCGCTCCCATCGTCGCGAAGGAAACCGAGCCCGACACGGAGCGCGCCGAAGCGTCGCTCACCGCTCGTGTCCGGCGGTCCGATGCCGGCGAGGCGCCGCCGGAAGAGCGGGTGCTCGCCGCGCTCCTGCCGAACCGGTGGACGCTGCGCACCCAGGCCGGCCTCGCGAAGCAGACGGGGCTCGATGCCGCGGAGGTAGGCCGCATCCTGAACGACGTCCGCAAGCGTGGCCTCGCGGAGCGGACCTCGACGGCGAACGGCGAGCGCTGGTACATCACGGAAGAGGGTAAGACGCTGGTCAGCTGA
- a CDS encoding BlaI/MecI/CopY family transcriptional regulator, with amino-acid sequence MPSTSPHQLGRRERQIMDAVYRLGRATAADVLAALPDPPSYSAVRGMLRLLEDKGLLKHEQDGPRYVYLATADPEQVSRGAVKHLLSTFFNNSAAQAVAAILGQAGDRISDAELDRLALLIDEAREHGGDA; translated from the coding sequence GTGCCCTCCACATCGCCACACCAGCTCGGCCGGCGCGAGCGCCAGATCATGGACGCAGTGTACCGGCTGGGCCGCGCGACCGCCGCAGACGTGCTGGCCGCGCTTCCCGACCCGCCCAGCTACTCGGCCGTCCGCGGCATGCTGCGCCTGCTGGAGGACAAGGGCCTGCTGAAGCACGAGCAGGACGGCCCACGCTACGTGTACCTCGCCACGGCCGACCCGGAGCAGGTGAGCCGCGGCGCGGTGAAGCACCTGCTGAGCACCTTCTTCAACAACTCGGCGGCGCAGGCGGTGGCAGCCATCCTGGGCCAGGCCGGCGACCGGATCAGCGACGCGGAGCTGGACCGCCTGGCCCTGCTCATCGACGAGGCACGCGAACACGGAGGAGACGCATGA